The genomic interval GTGCTTTACTGCCCCCAGTGCGGCTACAAGACAAAGAACAAGAAGATAAGCCTGTACTATCTCTTAAAGTAGCAGGGCGCCTAGCGATGCGAGGCATTACCCTCACTCTGAACTTTGACACTCCCGAGGAGGCCATTTCCTTTTTGAAGCTAATAACATCCAGGATAAAATACTCCGGGCTTTACGGTGAGATAAAGGGCAAAAAATTGAAGCTATTCATCCCAGAGAGCCAGAGAACCGAAGAAGTCGTAAACGAAGTAAAAACCCTATACAGGGAACTGCACGGCGCAAAAAACGCCTTCCAGAAAAAGAGATTTAAGATTCAAACAGTCCTCTCACTGGCAAAGCTCGAAACAGCCATACCGGTACCCGTCCTCGTAGACATTATCAAGCTACAGGGCAAACACGCGAGGCTAGCTGGGGAAACGATAGAGACAAGCCTTGAGCTCAACGAGCTTGTAAAACTCGCAGAACAAGTCTCATCAGCTTACCACTCAGCGATACATATGCCACTAACATCCTCTGCTAGGCGGCTCCTAGTTGTCGCCTCCCTGACGCTTGGAAAAAATCCCGAAGAAACGGTTAGCTTACTGCTCTCCAGAAACCTTTTGAGGGAAGAAGACGGTACACTGAGCCTTTCCATGGACTATGAGCGGAGCCTTGAAAAGCTGAGAGAACTAGTAAAACAGTCTACATGATGTATGAAAAGTTCCTGTCAGAGACCCTTTTCTTTAGCTTCTCGTTTATCTTTACCTCGAATTCTTTCACAAACAGTATCCTGAGCATACGCTCAGAATTTGAGATCCTCACTTCAGCTGAGTAGCCTAAAGACACGGTCTTCTGGCCGTCGAGAATCATATTTGCCGGGTGTGCCAGTATCCTTACGCCTATGGTTCCGCCGTGGATCACTAGCGGGCGGAGAGCGGGCGACAACGCGCCTGGAAAAAGCACCTCTAAAAGCTTCTGGCCGACATCGAGGATCACCGGCCCGCCATAGGACAGAGCGTGCCCAGTGCTACCGCTGGGCGTAGCCACAATTATCCCATCCGACCTGCCGTGGTAAAGGCCCAAGCCATCCAGCGAGAACTCGAACTCTATCAGCTTGCCCGGGAGAGCCCAGATACACAGCTCGTTGAGAAAGACCCCCTTCTCGTCTCCATAGGCGTACTCCCCCAGGGCAACATTCCTGGTGGAGTAATTCCCCTCGAGAACATTTTCCAGCACCTTTTCCGCGTCGCGTATACTGTGTGGAAGCAGGTAGCCAAGGCTGTCAGCCGCGAAGCCCAGGATAGGCGGCAGGATACCGCCACTCTTCTGGACAATCCTGAGAAACGTCCCGTCCCCGCCGACAAGTATCCCGAGGTCGGCTTTTGTGGCCTCGTTCTCGCTTAGCTGTTCCACAGGTATCTCGTGGCCCAGGACCGGGTCAACGTATACCTCGACACCCCTCGCCGCGAGGAAATCGTATATCTTCTTTGCCCAGCCGGCCGCCACCGGGTCGCCTGCCCTGGCCTTCAGCCAAACACTACGTATAGACATCTATAAGCTCCTAGAACTTATTAACACTCGATATTAAAAATTTTAGATGTGCCTTGCTGTCAGCTTTTATCCTCGCCGCATCCTCTTGAGGTACTCGCTTAGGGGCTCCCTTATTACTATGCCTTTGCCAGAGACAATGTCAAAGATGTATTTGCTGGGCTTTACTGGCGCCCACCTAGCCTTCCTGATGTACATGACCCTCTCGACGTTTCCGTATATCTCCTCGATGCCCAGCACTATGATCCCAGAAGCCAGGAACTCCTCTACGCCGAACCTGCTCAGCTTCGTGCTACCAGTAGGTATCTCGCTGGTCATGATGGTTGTCAGCTCCCCGGTCTTCTCTATTGCGAAGACCATTTCTCTCAGGAACTCTCTTGCATAGAGAACGTCCTCTTCTTTCCCGCCGTAGACAAGGGGCGCGATGGGGTCTATGACAAGCCTCTTCGCGTTTATCTTCTTTGCCGCTGCAAGTATCTGCTCGATGATGTACCTGGGCTCGATGTTTTTCCTCTCGTCCCTCATGTAGATCTTGCTGAAGTGGGTCCTCATGTCCACAAACATCAGCTTCCTAGAGGATATTAGATCCCTCAGATTCCACCCAAATATCTGGAGGCCGCGGAGCAACTGGTTCGTCGGCTCGTCTATAGCTATGTATAGCCCCGGCTCGCCGTTAAGTGCGCCATGCAACAGGAACTGGATAGAGAGGATTGTTTTTCCACAGCCAGCCTCTCCAGCGACCAGGTATGTCTTCCCCCTCAGGAAGCCTCCCGCAAGAATCTCGTCGAGCCCTGGGACACCCGTCGGTGCAAACAGTGCCTTACGGGTTATCAGTGCCTGCTGGTAATTATAGGTGTACGGGTCGTCCTGGTATGGCAACTCGTCGACTGCCTGGGGGACAGCAGGGACACTGGGTACAGCGGGGGCTGGAGGCACCTCCTCTGGTATAGCCTCTGCGACCTGAGTATCGTAGCTCTCCTGGACTGGGACGGGCTGTGAAACAACCTGTGTAGATGCGGCCGGCTGCACGGCCTGGACCTGCGTGGGCACCCTGCACAGCGGATTATATGGATCGGGGACTTGCGTCTTAAGCTTGAGGCAGTACTGTCTAGACTTTATGTATAATGGACACCCAATACACGAAGACCTAGCAGGTTTACCCATGTCCGCCAATTCGACCACTATTTCTGAATTTTAGAAATTGTTGCTTAAATATGTATCTTTTCAACGCCAAGAGAAAAAATCAGACATCCTCAACCCTCTCAGCCGACAACACTGCCTCTAGAAGCCTGGCAAAAGTGTTAAAAGCGGCCCGCAGGCTAGAAACGTCCCCAGAAGTTATCTCTACAAGCATCTTTCCCTCCCCAGCAAGCCTAGCCACAGCCCTTGACCTGTACCTCGGAGCCGCCCCAGTCTCGGGCAAAAATGCACGGTAAATCCACTCCACGCGGTCAGGGTCGCCCTCGACCTCTAAGACAGCCCTGAAACGACCATTAGCGTCGTCCACACGCATATTAGAGCATTGCCTTTACTGGCAGAAAAGCTTTTATGCGTTATCCCCTGTGTCCCTAGCCCGGTAATAGCGGACAGACTTGACCAGCATCCTTGGACCAATATAGGCACCGTTCTCGTAGAACTTCAACACGAACAAGAAGTCCCTCCCCTTCACGGGCTCCACCAGGAGAGCCCTGCCCGACAGGCCTCCAAGCTCGTCCACCCCCACAACCCCCACATACGTCAAGTCAAACATAGAGGCAACGTCCAGCCCATACTCAGACTCCTCCCCAAGCGAGTACACATACACATCCGACGAAGCCCTCGGGACACGCTTATCCCCCGAAAACACGACCCCGCGGAGATACAGAATAGCCGGGATCCTCCTAGCCACTTCTCCCCCAACATCCCAGGCCGCAATCCTCCCAGGGTTGCCCCCAAGCCCCCTATACACGACCACAAGCCTCCTAGCACCCATATACCTAGCCAAAGCCAGCATCTCCCCAAGGCTCCTACCACCCCTATTAACCCTCCTCGCCCCCGGAAGACACATGGCAAGCTCACGCGCAAGCCTCCTCACATGCACAGTATCATGCCTACAAGTAGACACCACTACCCGCCACGCCATCCAGTAAAACAAGACACAACAAACTAAATACCTTTACCCCGACAAATCCAGCCCCGAGAAAAATATAAATAACAACAACCAACAAAAAACAAGAAACCCCTTGGGCCCGTAGCGCAGTTAGGAAGCGCGGCGGCCTTCTAGGCCGAAAAACCGCGAACAACACAAAACACGAAGAAAGCCGCAGGTCCCGGGTTCAAATCCCGGCGGGCCCGCCATCAAAACATTATAAAACACAATAAACACAAGACACACAACCAGAACCCCATACAAGACCCAAACAACAATATTGAAGCCTCAAGGCATCAGAAATTCAAAAAGTGTTCTCTGCGGTTTATTCCAAAAATTTTTCATAGTCAAATTTTCTCTAGACCAGTTTCCAGATCTACATAAAATTTAACTATATATAATTCAAATTTACACTTGTGAAGGTTGTAACTTTTCTTAGCGTGAAGGGCGGCGTAGGCAAGACAACTCTGACAGTCAATACAGCTAACGAGCTGGCGACAAAAATAGGGGGATCAGACAAAGTACTCATAATAGATCTAGACGCCCAGGCTGGGGCATCCGTATATCTATTAGGGTACGATCAACAACAAGCCCTTGAAAAACAAAACCAAACAATCCACGAATTACTAGACAAGACAATAAACAACCAGGACCCCAACATCTCTAAATATATAATAAACCCGTATAAAACAAACCCATCCAGCGGTTGGAGTCCAAGGCTCGACATTATAGTTGGGGACTCAAGGATAATAGACCTTGAAAGAGAAATCATTTCTCGATCTGCCGCAAAAGGGTTCGGGTGGAGCCTCATACTGTACCAGTTATTGACGAAGCTTTCACAGCTCAACTATAGCTTCATATTCATAGACCCGCCGGCAACTCTTGGCGCCCTTTCAAGAATGGCGCTAGGCGCAAGCAACTACTTCCTTATTCCACTCATTCCAGACGACTTCGGCCGCGTCACAGTGGGCATGTTCACAAAGGACTTCTTCAACCAAGCATTCTACGAGATCGCACTCGCTGGACGACAAGACCGACCACTATGCGGAGGCATAGTCTTCAACAAGATAAAGACAAGCACCCATGCCAAAATAGCAGACGAGATAGCCGACGAGATATGCGGCAAGAAGCTCTACGACAAATACTCCATACCAGTCTACAAGACTAAGCTCTACGACAGAATAGCATACGTC from Thermofilum adornatum carries:
- a CDS encoding DUF2067 family protein, with the protein product MRGITLTLNFDTPEEAISFLKLITSRIKYSGLYGEIKGKKLKLFIPESQRTEEVVNEVKTLYRELHGAKNAFQKKRFKIQTVLSLAKLETAIPVPVLVDIIKLQGKHARLAGETIETSLELNELVKLAEQVSSAYHSAIHMPLTSSARRLLVVASLTLGKNPEETVSLLLSRNLLREEDGTLSLSMDYERSLEKLRELVKQST
- a CDS encoding NAD(+)/NADH kinase, with translation MSIRSVWLKARAGDPVAAGWAKKIYDFLAARGVEVYVDPVLGHEIPVEQLSENEATKADLGILVGGDGTFLRIVQKSGGILPPILGFAADSLGYLLPHSIRDAEKVLENVLEGNYSTRNVALGEYAYGDEKGVFLNELCIWALPGKLIEFEFSLDGLGLYHGRSDGIIVATPSGSTGHALSYGGPVILDVGQKLLEVLFPGALSPALRPLVIHGGTIGVRILAHPANMILDGQKTVSLGYSAEVRISNSERMLRILFVKEFEVKINEKLKKRVSDRNFSYIM
- a CDS encoding ATPase domain-containing protein, whose amino-acid sequence is MVELADMGKPARSSCIGCPLYIKSRQYCLKLKTQVPDPYNPLCRVPTQVQAVQPAASTQVVSQPVPVQESYDTQVAEAIPEEVPPAPAVPSVPAVPQAVDELPYQDDPYTYNYQQALITRKALFAPTGVPGLDEILAGGFLRGKTYLVAGEAGCGKTILSIQFLLHGALNGEPGLYIAIDEPTNQLLRGLQIFGWNLRDLISSRKLMFVDMRTHFSKIYMRDERKNIEPRYIIEQILAAAKKINAKRLVIDPIAPLVYGGKEEDVLYAREFLREMVFAIEKTGELTTIMTSEIPTGSTKLSRFGVEEFLASGIIVLGIEEIYGNVERVMYIRKARWAPVKPSKYIFDIVSGKGIVIREPLSEYLKRMRRG
- a CDS encoding KEOPS complex subunit Pcc1, which produces MRVDDANGRFRAVLEVEGDPDRVEWIYRAFLPETGAAPRYRSRAVARLAGEGKMLVEITSGDVSSLRAAFNTFARLLEAVLSAERVEDV
- a CDS encoding ParA family protein, which encodes MKVVTFLSVKGGVGKTTLTVNTANELATKIGGSDKVLIIDLDAQAGASVYLLGYDQQQALEKQNQTIHELLDKTINNQDPNISKYIINPYKTNPSSGWSPRLDIIVGDSRIIDLEREIISRSAAKGFGWSLILYQLLTKLSQLNYSFIFIDPPATLGALSRMALGASNYFLIPLIPDDFGRVTVGMFTKDFFNQAFYEIALAGRQDRPLCGGIVFNKIKTSTHAKIADEIADEICGKKLYDKYSIPVYKTKLYDRIAYVKSLEEHKPLYKIGDKKAEEEFQSFFDEFYDYVVRDKAKG